Below is a window of Populus alba chromosome 2, ASM523922v2, whole genome shotgun sequence DNA.
GGTGTAGGCCTCAAAAGACGGTATCGTGTGGAACGATGGCAACGCTTGCTGTTTTAGCAATGGAAagcctaaaaaaaagaaaagaaaaaaaaaagcgaagGAAACAGCCCTCCCTACCCCATAAAACAACGTAGGAATAGTAGTGGAGCAGTTGTCGCAATAGACAATAGTAGTAAGAACTACGGAAATTAAACATAGAGGAGCCTAGTGCACAAATTAATGTTTTGCTGCAAAGCTAACAGTTAAAGGCATTTCATTGACATCTGATACGGTGTTCATTACCCAGGTTCAGCTTTGTGTTCATCTAATTGGTGTCTTGgctcatgctttttttttcttttcaaaatggaTAAATTCCAGTTTTGCATACAATTCTTGttcatttgttgttttctctGTAGGGTGTTGGTTGGCTTAAGCGAGCtcattttgatattgttttgagAAGAGGATGGGCCCGGTTAACATGCATAGAGAAGGCTTTGGACTTGTGTGGAATGGTCAATAGAGAATGTGGAGGAGCGTCCAGGGGGATCTCGATTGAAATCCTGATGAAGTTGGTTAAGAAAGATTTGGCCAGGACAAAAAAATCATGACCTTTCACCACAGGAGAATGGCGAACTCATCCGTTCCCCCAAGATGGACAGGAAACTGGACAAGTACGCCCACCAATTCCTAATGCTAATCTTGTAGCAGTCGTTCAGCATGTTCCTCACACTGTGTCGAGGAGTGAACATACAATATCACCAGACTTTCAACTGGAGGACAGTGTTATTGATAAGTGGAGCCATTTTGGGTTATCGCGGAGGAAATTATGCTGACTCTTGTGCTGCACCAACAAGGAGTGGCAATACTGCAAGGGACCAACAGTGTCACACGTAGTGTACATTGCACCTCTTGAAGCAATTGTCAAGAAGTGCTGTCGTGGTGGGGGGAGAGTTCGGTGGAGAGGTCTTGGCATATAGTTGAGTTTGCAGGGGAAATAGCCCCTTGCTTGAAAAGGGTGAAATAATAATCGATCAGGACCCCAGAGATATGGTGCTTTGTCCTGACACTGGAAACAACGCAAGTATGTTCAGCAAGTTAGTGTTTTTATCATTGACGAGCTTCGCTTGATTGGAAATACGCattaagaaatagatattgCCAATTCTGAGACAAGGATGCAAGCTATGATGCAATTGACAGATACTTCTATAGCCCTGCATGCAAAGAATGGAAAACCTGCTATTGTGTTTGTTACAATGAGAAACTAAGAAAGCATGTGTGACTCACTTCCATAGATCTGATGACATACTCGAGCGTGGATGGTGGATTAAGCCAGCTTTTCTGCTATGGTCCCCATGGAATGGGAGCCTTTCACTGAAAAGATTCAGGAAGAAAAGTTGAGGGCCACTTTATAGCACGGAGTTTGCTATTTGCATGAGGGCTTTAGCAGCTTGGATTGATAAGTTATGTCCCAACTGCTTGAAGCTGGATGGATTCATTTGCTCCTTGAGTAACAATGTGCCGGGGAGTGCCTTTGTCTGCACATTTGGTAGTTGTGATACGTTCACTTGGATTGTCCTCTTCTGCAGATGATGGCTAGTCGACCTATACTAGATAACCCTGGAAAGTGGTCATCCTTTGCCATGAACCTCCCACAAAATACTACACTAAATTCTTATATGAAGCATTTTCCTCAGAAAGTCATCTGTACCATTTCTTACACGGGAATTTTAACACTGAAAGTGTTGCTGGAGTTTTTGAGAACAAGCAAGATGTTGTAGGTTATCTCACGTTTACTTTCATGTATAGGAGGCCCACTCAAAATCCAAACTACTACAATCTCAGGGAGAGAGTCACAGGAAACTTTGTGATCACCTTGAGTGATCAAGAAGCAAGTAAATGTGTTCTGGAAATCCTCTCTTCAGCCTCAGAGAAGGCACAACTTCTAATACGACCTGGGGAAGTGAAGGTGCTTTAACGATCAGTCAATCAAACaggttttcatttgaaaatccAAGATACACTAATCTGCATGTGAAGGCCACTGTGTTGCTGCAAGCCCATTTCTCTACGCAATCTGTGAGTGGGAACCTAGCATTGGACCTGCTAGAGGTGCTCCTTTCTGGCAGTAAGATTGCTTCAAGCAATGGCTGATTTCATGATACCAAGAGCAACCAACTGCTTGCCATCAAAAGCGTCTCCCTTCAgaggaattcaaaggcaaagcTGAAGGAAGCAATCTCTCTGTTGATGTGATGAAACCCACACACGCGCGCGCGAACAAATATTAGTGGAATAACAGTGGTGCTTTTTCTATTAGGCAAAGGTTGCATCATCATGATCAAGTACttagaatttattaattaaaattatcctCTTAAACAAGAAAAGATAACATACAGTTCAATAGATAAATATGACTGgcttattataaaaataaaatttcctgGTTGCTTTGGCATTACCAGTGGTGGGGTGGGGGGCTTGTAATTTACAAGGAGGGGATCAGGGGAAGCAAAACACCAGTACAATTATAACACCTACTTAAAGATAGAGAGAGGATCCTGCTTCTATAGACGGTGTTGATAGGGATGGTGGTGCGCAGTCAATCTTCATAGACACGACACTCGTCGGTCTCAGGATTGTCCTGACAGTAATACTCGAGAGGATCCTGTTTCTCCAACCTGCGCCGGAAATCAGCCTTTGCTTGGCTCACCTCCTCTACTTCGTCCCATGCCACCTTGCACTCGTCTGATGTCTCGTCTCCCTCGCACACTTCCTTTGCTTCCACGACTTTCTTCTCTATCATCTCTGTCAGCTGCTTCTCTCTCATCTGGGTCCCTTTGAACTTTGccactcctcctcctcctccccccATTTTTGCCTTCACCCTCGCCTCTTTCAAAACCCTCTTACTACCGCCCCACTCCCTACCAGTACCCTTTACAGCAACAGATCTTCCGTTGAACAATTTGTTGCCAAAAACATCAGATCTTGATGAGAAATTAGATGAAGACAGAATCATGGACAAAGATGCCATCCTCGTCTTTCTCCTCTTTCCTCTTCTCTAGCAATCAAAAGCAAACACAACAGGTCCTTATCCACCTACTTTGGCCTCTTCTTCAAtaatatatggtttttttttttttttttcagaatttaacAATATGATGAATGATTACTTGATTAAGGATATGAATGTAATTTCATGGGGTTGGGCTATGTCGTTGATAGCTTTTGATAAGATCCATGGACTCGACTTTCGATTGATGAATTTACCAAAGCAGCCTCCCTGCCCTGGCATGACggtccaccaccaccaccaccactatccGTTGTCATTAATAAGGGTGTCTCCATTTTACTTCAACCAGCGGCGTGGATCACACGAGGGCCCTTTTGCCTGCCTTGAAGATCCAATAAGGTAGAAGGGAGGTGGCAGTGGATTTGCTGCGGTATAGATTTCTTTGGGCATTTCAAaatggcttttattttttttgttgaaaatagacttgagcgTCTGTTTTTCCGATACAAGtagctttcaatttttttcaagatcaaGATGTTTTCATCCCAATTAGTTAAATCATTCTCTTTGATAAACTCTCACATCAATTTAgtgtattttaagaaaataatcttTGATTAATACTTTATCAAAGTTAAAACCTTGAAAGTTAAAGTAGGATGTTAATCTTGGTATACCCTGTCAAAAAGATGGTCTGTATAAGGCATTCCCCAGCCCATACAAACGCTCCTCTCTTTTCGCAGCTCAACTGGCGCTTATATGCGTGGCCCAAGCCCACACACGCTCTGCTTCCCTTTGGTAACATTTCAAAACAAGCAGCGGACCCAGAGCCCCCCCCTTTTTATCCAAAGAAATGGCAGTGCACCGCACGAAGGAAGGAAAGGCGCAGATCTCCATTCCTCAAATCAGTTTGTATAACTAACGGCTAGTTTTTGATTCCAATCACAATCACAGTTGCAATCTCTCTCTCAAgattcaagaagaagaagaaaaaaaagaaagtgacgAGGAGAAGATGGATCCAGAGACGGAGTTTCTCGCATCAAAACAAGAGACGGGTAACGAGTGGGAACTGTTCAAAGAAAATGTAAGACCCTTGAAAAGAGGCCGCAATGTTGGCCTCTTGAATCAAGCCCTCAAATCTCACTCAGATTATCAACTCAAGAGATCTCTCCTGGATACCCGAAGGTCCTTCTTcatccttcttttctttaaattcgTTCTGTCTAACTTGTGTTGTTCTTGCTGATTGATTTCATGGGTGTAGGAAGTTGGTCGAAGCTATTGATGAGTACGAAGGGGATGACCCTCTCTTGCCATGGATCGAGTAAGTGCCATCCTTCCTCGTATCATCGATATTTAATGAACATAAATTCATGCGAgttatgttcttttatttttattcttaattccATTTGATTTGAAGGTTGTGGAGTACTTAATAATTTGTTATCGATAGTTCTTATGATtggaataataatattaaagtaGTAAAACTGGGGGTGAGTTTTGAAGGTGTATAAAATGGGTTCAAGAGGCATTCCCACAAGGAGGAGACAGCTCAGGCCTCGTACTCGTATACGAACAATGTGTGCGTGCCTTTTGGCATTCCGACCGGTACAAGGATGATCTCCGTTACCTCAAAGTTTGGTTAGAATACGTGGGTTcttacttttctttctcaattctTTTCACTATTTACCTGTGCTTTCAAATCTTTTGGAGACTCTTTGTCGTGATGAAAACGGTGCTTCGCTTTTTCTGTCAGGCTGAAAACTGTGTTGATGCAGAAGTCATTTACAGTTTTCTTGATGCAAATGAAATTGGCAAGTCACACTCTGCCTATTATCTTGCATATGCTTTGCATATGGAATCAAAGTCTAAGATGAAAATTGCAAATGACATTTTCAATCTTGGGATATCTAGGTAAGTCTCTCTCCAATACTTTAATTCTATACGACAGAGTTGGTTTGATTTCTAAAGggcattatttattatatacgGATTTGACCTGGATTTATATCACTCCCCTCACAATTCAGAACTGATGTTTCACAATTCAGAATGAAACTGTTCTGTAGCTGAAGTTACCGGGAGGGAACTCTGTGTCTGTTAAGATTTGTTGCAGTTTAGCAGCATTTAAATCAATTCACTGTTATGTAGCTGAAGTTACCGGGAGGGAACTTGTGTCTGTTAAGATTTGTTGCAGTTAGCAGCATTCAAATCAATTCACTGTTCTGATGCTTGATAGATTGAGAGCTTTTAAGGTGTTTGCATATGTGTTTGCAAACAATAACAATTAGACTTTTGAAAGCAATGCGAATCTGCACATCATGCA
It encodes the following:
- the LOC118042017 gene encoding calvin cycle protein CP12-3, chloroplastic: MASLSMILSSSNFSSRSDVFGNKLFNGRSVAVKGTGREWGGSKRVLKEARVKAKMGGGGGGVAKFKGTQMREKQLTEMIEKKVVEAKEVCEGDETSDECKVAWDEVEEVSQAKADFRRRLEKQDPLEYYCQDNPETDECRVYED